In Actinoplanes octamycinicus, the genomic window GCGGTCACGCTCGGCTGGCCGTGCGCCGAACTGTTCCTCATCGACGAGTCGGCCGGCGGCGGGCTGCGCTCGGTCGGGCACTGGGACACCGGCGGCGACGCCCCGGACGGATTCTTCGGGCACGTGCCGCGGCACGGCGAAGGGATCACCGGGCGGGTCTGGGCGACCGGGCGGGCCATCTGGGTGCCGGACATCGGCGCCGACCTGAACCTGCAGACCCCGCACGAGCGGGACCGGGTGCAGATCTGCATCCAACGCGGCATCCGGACCGTGCTGGCCGTCCCGGTCCAGGACGGGAACACCCTGCTCGGCGTGCTGACCTGCTACGCGGGGGCGGAGGAACGGCACGAGGACCTGCTCACCGTGCTGATGGACGGGGTGGCCGCGCAGATCGGCGTGTTCGTGGCGCTGCGCCGGGCCGAAGAACTGGCCCGCCAGCTCGCCCGGGCCCAGAACGACTTCGTCGACCTGGTCGGGCACGAGATGCGCACCCCGCTCACCTCGATCACCGCGAACGCCACCATCCTCGCCGAGGACGCCGCCGGCCTCGACCACGACGGCCGCCGGATGGCCCGGACCATCGCCCGCAACGCGGCCGTGCTGCAACGCATCGCCGAGGCGCTGCTCGACCTGGCCGGCCTGGACAGCGGCCACCTCGCCCTGGAGAAACGCCGCGTCGACCTGGCCGCCCTGGTCACCGACGCGATCTCGGCGGCCCGCTCGGTGATCACCACCGACCTGCCGGACACGCTGCCGCTCCCCGCCGACCCGGACCGGCTCCGCCAGGTCCTCGACGACCTGCTGGCCAACGCGGTCAAATACAGCCCGCCCGGCGCCCCCATCCGGGTCACCCTGCACAGCACCGACGGCTGGGCCGAACTGCGCATCGCCGACACCGGCATCGGCACCCCGGAATCCGAACGCGACCGCGTCTTCGACCGCTTCTTCCGCGGCAGCAACGTCCGCCACCAGGGCACCCACGGCAGCGGCCTGGGCTTGAGCCTGGCCCGGGCCATCATCCGCTTGCACGGCGGCACCATCCGCCTGGCCGCCAACGACCCGACCGGCACGGTGGTCTGTGTGCGGCTCCCACTCCACACCTGATCCACCATCTGCCGCGCACCGTCCGCCCGCCGCTCACCCTCCGCAGTCTCGCCGTTCGCGCTCGCCGCACCGCAGCCCCGCCTGTGCGTGGTCCCGCTGCCTAGCGGTCTCACGCCGTAGCCCTGCCGCCCGGCAGTTTCACCGCCACGGTCTCGCGGTCCGGTGTCCCGCCCGGGCGCGGTTCCGCCGCACCGCAGTGCCACCGCCCACGGTCTCGCCGCTCCGTGATCCCGCCGCCGAGCCTCACCGCCAGCCCACCTCAGCCGTCAGCCCGCCCTCCCTCAGGGGGAGCCGCCCGCTGGACAGTCTGCCGCAAATCCGCAGGACGAAGCGGATCGCCTGTGGACAAAGCCGGAATGTGGACGACCGACCCGAGCCGTGCTTCGCCATCCGATTGGCCTGCGGCATCGCCAGCCACACTTCTGACCTCCGCCGCGCACTCGCATCATCGGCAGAGGCCCGAGGAACAGCGCGGTCACCGGTGGCCCCGACACCGAGCCCAGCGTGATCCGGCTGGTCCTCAGGGGTGTCTCGCGAAGCTTGAGACACCCCTGAGGACCAGCCGGGAGCGGAGGGCGCGGCAGGACCGCAACCAGCGGCGGGTCTCGCGGCGGGGTGCGGGCGGGCGATCACCTGCGGACGGGACACTCGGGCGTACCGGAAAGCCAATCAGCGATCGAGAGACGGGGCGCTCCGGCGTACCAAAAGCGGATCAGCGGTCGAGAGGCGGGCGTGCCGGAAGCGGGTCAGCGGTCGAGAGGCGGGCGTGCCGGAAGCGGGTCAGCGGTCGAGAGGCGGGCGTGCCGGAAGCGGGTCAGCGGTCGAGAGGCGGGGCGTGCCGGAAGCGGGTCAGCGGTCGAGAGCGTCCAGCAACGCCGCCCCCTGCAGGCCGCCGTTGATGCCGAGCCAGCGGAGCGGTTCCGGTTCCCAGCGGCGGGAGCGGTGGCCGACCCAGGGGAGCCGGGTCAGGTCCGACTCGCGGCCCAGGATCAGGTCGGTGAGGGTACGGCCGGCCAGGTTGGTCGCGGCCACGCCGTCGCCGACGTAGCCGCCGGCCCAGGCCACGCCGTCGCGCAGGCCGACGCTGGGCATCCAGTCGCGCGGGATGCCGAGCGGGCCGCCCCAGCGGGCGGCGACCGCGACCTCGATGCCGAACAGTTCCTGGACGGTGTGCCGGAGCTTGCCGAAGACGGCGGGGACCCGGTCGTATTCGGGGCGGACCCGGGAGCCGAAGTGGTACGGCGCGCCGCGGCCGCCGAACGCCAGCCGATCGTCAGCGGTCCGCTGCCCGTAAATGATCATCCGGCGTTCGTCGGTGAAGGTCTCCCGGCGGCGCAGCCCGATCCGGTCCCAGACGGCGGCCGGCAGCGGCTCGGTGGCGATCATCAGCGAGTAGACCGGGGCCAGGTCGCGGCGGTGGCCGGGCAGTTCCGCGGTGTACCCCTCCAAGGCGCGGACCACGGTGCCGGCCCGGACCGTGCCCCGGTCGGTGATCACCTCGCCGGCCGTCACGGACAACGCACGGGTGCCCTCGTGGATGGTGACGCCGAGTTCTTCGACCGCGGAAGCCAGGCCGCGGACCAGCTTGCCGGGGTGCAGTGCGGCGCAGTGCTCGCTGTAGACGCCGCCGAGCACGCCGGTGGCGTCGCAGATCGCCCGGGTCCGCGCGGCGTCGAGCCGGTCGGCGGGCGCCCGGCGCAGCTGGCCGGGGGTGCGGATCAGCGAGATGACACCGCCCTTGGCGTAGTCGCAGTCGATGCCGGCCCGCCCCACCTCGTCGACCGCGCCGGCCAGCGCGGCGTGCATCGCCTTGGCCGCGTCGGCGCCGAACCGCCGGGTCAGCGCGGCCTCGGAGACCGGGAACAGGCCGGAGGCCCAGCCGCCGTTGCGGCCGGACGCGCCGAACCCGCAGAACTCCGCCTCCAGGACGACGATCCGCAGGTCCGGCCGGGCCCGGGCGAGGTAGAACGCGGTCCACAGCCCGGTGTAGCCGCCGCCCACGATCGCCACGTCGGCGTCCCGGTCGCCGGGCAGGGCGGTGCGCCGCTCGATCGGGCCGAGCGAGTCGAGCCAGAAGCTCATCGGTTATCGGGTTCCCCAGGCATAGGTCTGTTTGGCGAGTTTGAGGTACATGAACGTGTCCACCGCGGCGACCCCCTGGATCGGCCGGACCTTCTCGTTGAGCAGGTCCAGCAGGTGCTCGTCGTCGGTGCAGACCAGCTCGACCAGCAGGTCGTAGCGGCCGGCGCAGATCACCACGTAGTCCACCTCGGGGATCGACGCCAGCTCGTCGGCGATCTCCCGGAGGTCGCCGGTGACCCGCAGACCGACCATCGCCTGCCGGGCGAAACCCAGGGTGAGCGGGTCGGTCACGGCGACGATCTGCATCAGGCCGTTGTCCAGGAGCCGCTGTACGCGCTGGCGCACCGCGGCCTCGGACAGCCCGATCGTCTTGGCGAGCGTGGCGTAGGACATCCGCCCGTCCCGCTGCAGGTGATCGATGATCTGCTTGTTGATCTCATCCAGCCCCGTCTCACTCACGGCGCGATTCTTCCCTGTGAGCGTGCTCTTGGGCTAGTTCCGCAGAGCTTCACGCAGAATGTCCAGCCCACGGTGGAGGTCCTGGTCGGAGATCACCAGGGGCGGGAGGAAACGCAGCACGTTCCCGTAGGTGCCGCAGGTCAGCGTGAGCAGGCCGCGGTCGTGGCAGGCTCGCGAGACGGCGGCCGTCCGGGCCGGATCCGGCTCCAGGGTCCCCGGCTCGGTGATCTCCATGGCGATCATCGCGCCCCGCCCGCGCACTTCCGCCATGTCCGAGAAATCAGACAGAGCGGTTTTCAGTACGTCCTCGATGCGTCGCGCCGCGCCGGCCAGATCCAGCTCGCGCATGGTCTCGATGGCGGCGAGCGCGGCGGCACACGCGACCGGGTTCCCGCCGTAGGTCCCGCCGAGGCCACCGGCATGCACGGCGTCCATGAGAGAAGCCCGCCCGACCACCCCGGCGATCGGCAGCCCGCCGCCCATCCCCTTGGCCGTGGTGATCAGGTCCGGCTCCAGGCCCTCGTGCTCGGAGGCGAACCACTGCCCGGTCCGGCAGAAACCGGTCTGGATCTCGTCGGCGATGAACACCGCGCCGGCCTCGGCCGCCCAGGCGGCAAGCGCGGGCAGGAAACCGGGCGCCGGTACGACGAAGCCGCCCTCACCCTGGATCGGCTCGATCAGCACGGCCGCCACGTTGCCCGCGCCGACCTGCTTCTCGATCACGTCGATCGCCCGGCGGGCCGCCTCGGCGCCGTCCAGCCCGCCGTCGCGCAGCGGATAGGACATCGGCGCCCGGTAGACCTCCGGCGCGAACGGGCCGAACCGGTGCTTGTACGGCATGTTCTTCGCGGTCAGCGCCATGGTCAGGTTGGTCCGGCCGTGGTACGCGTGGTCGAACACCACGACCGCCTGCCGCCCGGTGGCGTGCCGGGCGATCTTGACGGCGTTCTCCACCGCCTCGGCGCCGGAGTTGAACAGCGCGGCCCGCTTCTCGAAGGAGCCCGGGGTCAGCTCGATCAACTGCTCGCAGACCGCGACGTACGACTCGTACGGCGCGACCATGAAGCAGGTGTGGGTGAACCGCTCGACCTGGGCCCGGACCGCCTCGACCACCCTCGGCGCGGCGTTGCCGACGTTGGTGACCGCGATGCCGGAGGCGAAGTCGATCCATTCCCGGCCGTCCACGTCGGTCAGCGTGCCGCCGCCGGCGTGGTCGACGTACGCGGCGATGGTGGACCCGACGCCCCGGGCGACCGCGGCCAGTCTCCGCTTGTGCAGCTGCTCCGAGTTCATCACGCCCCCACGTTGTGCATGACGTGCTTGATGCGGGTGTAGTCCTCCAGGCCGTACACCGAAAGGTCCTTGCCGTGGCCGGAGTGCTTGAAGCCGCCGTGCGGCATCTCCGCGACCAGCGGGATGTGGCAGTTGACCCAGACGCAGCCGAAGTCGAGCCGCTGGGTCATCCGCATCGCCCGCCCGTGGTCCCGGGTCCACACGCTGGAGGCCAGCGCGTAGTCCACCCCGTTGGCGAAGCGGACCGCCTCGTCCTCGTCGGCGAACTGCTGCACGGTGATGACCGGGCCGAACACCTCGTTCTGGATGATCTCGTCGTCCTGGCGCAGGCCGGCCACCACGGTGGGCGACCAGAAGAAGCCGCGGTCGCCGACCCGGGCGCCGCCGGCCTCGATCGAGGCGTGGTCGGGCAGCCGGTCGATGAAGCCGCTCACCCGGCTCAGCTGGCCGGCGTTGTTGACCGGGCCGTAGAGCACGTCCTCGTCGTCGGGGGCGCCGGTCTTCAAGCCGCGGGCCTGCTCGGCGAGGGCGGCCACGAAGTCCTGGTACACCGCCGGGGCGACCAGCACCCGGGTGGCCGCGGTGCAGTCCTGCCCGGCGTTGAAGTACCCGGCGACCGCGATGTCCGCGGCGGCCGCCGCGATGTCGGCGTCCTCGAAGACCACGACCGGGGCCTTGCCGCCCAGCTCCAGGTGGGTGCGCTTGAGGTCGGCGGCGGCCGAGCCGGCCACCTCCATGCCGGCCCGCACCGAGCCGGTGATCGACACCATCTGCGGGGTCTTGTGCTCGACCAGGGCGCGGCCGGTGTCCCGGTCGCCGAGCAGCACGTTGAAGACACCGGCCGGGAAGAACTCGGCGGCGATCTCGGCCAGCATGACGCTGGTGACCGGGGTGGTGTCGGACGGCTTGAGCACCACGGTGTTGCCCGCGGCCAGGGCCGGCGCGATCTTCCAGACCGCCATCATCAGCGGGTAGTTCCACGGGGTGACCTGGGCGCAGACGCCGACCGGCTCGCGCCGCACGTAGCTCTCGAAGCCGTTCATGTACTGCCCCGCGGAGCGGCCCTCGAGCAGCCGGGCGGCGCCGGCGAAGAACCGGATCTGGTCGACCGCCGGCGGCAGCTCCTCGCTGGCGGTCAGGCCGAGCGGCTTCCCGGTGTTCTGCGACTCGGCGGCGACCAGCTCGTCGGCCCGGGCCTCGACCGCGTCGGCGAACTTGAGCAGCGCCTTCTGCCGGTCGCTGGGAGTGGTGTTCCGCCACTCCTCGAAGGCCGTGGACGCGGCGGCCATGGCCCGGTCGACGTCCTCCTTGCCGGAGATCGGGGCGGACGCGAAGACCTCG contains:
- a CDS encoding sensor histidine kinase; this translates as MVMLGAAVTSDSEAFLGVLLQSLSVGVVACDASGRLVFVNRAMREVRGLPLDGPVPENYAEVSEAVMTTPDMRPLRWEETPVMRALRGERVIAEDICVRLPGHPVRCFACTAQPIFDADNQLLGAVSVAHEVTALRRAERFRACHLAVEHVLKQAGTVQAAAPEVLRAVAVTLGWPCAELFLIDESAGGGLRSVGHWDTGGDAPDGFFGHVPRHGEGITGRVWATGRAIWVPDIGADLNLQTPHERDRVQICIQRGIRTVLAVPVQDGNTLLGVLTCYAGAEERHEDLLTVLMDGVAAQIGVFVALRRAEELARQLARAQNDFVDLVGHEMRTPLTSITANATILAEDAAGLDHDGRRMARTIARNAAVLQRIAEALLDLAGLDSGHLALEKRRVDLAALVTDAISAARSVITTDLPDTLPLPADPDRLRQVLDDLLANAVKYSPPGAPIRVTLHSTDGWAELRIADTGIGTPESERDRVFDRFFRGSNVRHQGTHGSGLGLSLARAIIRLHGGTIRLAANDPTGTVVCVRLPLHT
- a CDS encoding NAD(P)/FAD-dependent oxidoreductase is translated as MSFWLDSLGPIERRTALPGDRDADVAIVGGGYTGLWTAFYLARARPDLRIVVLEAEFCGFGASGRNGGWASGLFPVSEAALTRRFGADAAKAMHAALAGAVDEVGRAGIDCDYAKGGVISLIRTPGQLRRAPADRLDAARTRAICDATGVLGGVYSEHCAALHPGKLVRGLASAVEELGVTIHEGTRALSVTAGEVITDRGTVRAGTVVRALEGYTAELPGHRRDLAPVYSLMIATEPLPAAVWDRIGLRRRETFTDERRMIIYGQRTADDRLAFGGRGAPYHFGSRVRPEYDRVPAVFGKLRHTVQELFGIEVAVAARWGGPLGIPRDWMPSVGLRDGVAWAGGYVGDGVAATNLAGRTLTDLILGRESDLTRLPWVGHRSRRWEPEPLRWLGINGGLQGAALLDALDR
- a CDS encoding Lrp/AsnC family transcriptional regulator, which encodes MSETGLDEINKQIIDHLQRDGRMSYATLAKTIGLSEAAVRQRVQRLLDNGLMQIVAVTDPLTLGFARQAMVGLRVTGDLREIADELASIPEVDYVVICAGRYDLLVELVCTDDEHLLDLLNEKVRPIQGVAAVDTFMYLKLAKQTYAWGTR
- the gabT gene encoding 4-aminobutyrate--2-oxoglutarate transaminase; translated protein: MNSEQLHKRRLAAVARGVGSTIAAYVDHAGGGTLTDVDGREWIDFASGIAVTNVGNAAPRVVEAVRAQVERFTHTCFMVAPYESYVAVCEQLIELTPGSFEKRAALFNSGAEAVENAVKIARHATGRQAVVVFDHAYHGRTNLTMALTAKNMPYKHRFGPFAPEVYRAPMSYPLRDGGLDGAEAARRAIDVIEKQVGAGNVAAVLIEPIQGEGGFVVPAPGFLPALAAWAAEAGAVFIADEIQTGFCRTGQWFASEHEGLEPDLITTAKGMGGGLPIAGVVGRASLMDAVHAGGLGGTYGGNPVACAAALAAIETMRELDLAGAARRIEDVLKTALSDFSDMAEVRGRGAMIAMEITEPGTLEPDPARTAAVSRACHDRGLLTLTCGTYGNVLRFLPPLVISDQDLHRGLDILREALRN
- a CDS encoding gamma-aminobutyraldehyde dehydrogenase, whose amino-acid sequence is MTAKKVLHNLIAGAAVAPADGRYADLIDPSTGEVFASAPISGKEDVDRAMAAASTAFEEWRNTTPSDRQKALLKFADAVEARADELVAAESQNTGKPLGLTASEELPPAVDQIRFFAGAARLLEGRSAGQYMNGFESYVRREPVGVCAQVTPWNYPLMMAVWKIAPALAAGNTVVLKPSDTTPVTSVMLAEIAAEFFPAGVFNVLLGDRDTGRALVEHKTPQMVSITGSVRAGMEVAGSAAADLKRTHLELGGKAPVVVFEDADIAAAAADIAVAGYFNAGQDCTAATRVLVAPAVYQDFVAALAEQARGLKTGAPDDEDVLYGPVNNAGQLSRVSGFIDRLPDHASIEAGGARVGDRGFFWSPTVVAGLRQDDEIIQNEVFGPVITVQQFADEDEAVRFANGVDYALASSVWTRDHGRAMRMTQRLDFGCVWVNCHIPLVAEMPHGGFKHSGHGKDLSVYGLEDYTRIKHVMHNVGA